A window of Oncorhynchus kisutch isolate 150728-3 linkage group LG23, Okis_V2, whole genome shotgun sequence genomic DNA:
TTTACATCATCCTTGAAATGCCTGGGAAAACAAGGAAACGCTCAGACCGTCAATTAGAAACTATTAGTGAAAAAACAACACATAATCTCTCCGGTCTCGCTGCCctactcccctctctcatcttcctcACTCGCTCCAACTGGAGACTGCACTAGAGGGATAATTCCTGTCTTGATGGACCTGTAGGACAGACTTACCCAAAAAGGGAGACACAGGGGATTCAGCCCTTAACTGGTGCAGAATGTATACTACGGAAGATACTTCACAGAGGATGGAGATATTTGGGAGATGAGGAATCAAGTGGTATATGTTTGTTTTCAACTCAATACCATGCACTGGATTTGGATTTAGAGGGACTTTTTGAAGACAAGAAGATATTATCATCAAACTCACCTTTTTGCTTTTGCTGAATATCAAGGGGTTAAATGAAGGGCACCTGGAACAGAGTGACTGTTAATGGATCTCTACCTTCACTCTATCTTTACCGTCTTCATCACGGGGAGCATCGTCACCTGAGAGTTCACTTCCTTTAACACTGTGTGTGGGTGGGAAAATGGGGGGAGTAAAGTGTGACCCATAGATTTCAGGGTTCGCAGCTATTTTTCAGACATCTTGTTCAATTGTTTGTTTTGATGTTTTCTTAGACACACACATCCAGCAGCAAACATTTGTTAAGTTGTGGAAAACGCATCCAATATGTTCAGAGCTGGCCAATAGCAAGCTGATAAAGGTTCTTATTCAAACAAGTCAGCCATGGTGCTGGAAGGCATGGAACTGATTGCAATTACTGTAGTCATTGGCCTGTTTTTTGTAGTGTTCAAGCAGTTTGGTGTCTGGGAGCCCTTGACATTAGATGGTAAGTAACAAGGAGAGACTCTACAGTGCCCTGTTCTTTTCAAGGCCATCATATTCCTCACAGATAGACAGAAGCTTCTTGTACTGTGTTGGTGATAGTTGAAGATATACATGGATTTCAGTGTTGTCACTTTATGAGAGAAGACGGGCTTCCACTGCAACTCTAGACAAACTGCCTCAAGACAACGAAGGTTTCATGTCTTATTACTGGTTTATAGAGAAAGAAATGACTTAAACCAAAATACTGTGACTGTCTGGCTTAATCTGATTGTATGTGTTCCCCCCTTCTCACTTCCCTACATTTCAATTtctcccctgtcttcctctccccattCCACGCTCTGTTTGTTTGTATTTCATAGAtggtgagcacacacacagtagtaaCTCCCTGTATTCGTAATTTCCTTTTGTTATTCATTCATCATCCTCTCCCACTTTATTGTTCACATGTCCACCTTCTTTTTGCCAAAATATTGTACACCATTTTCATCAAATCCAATTTCTCTGTTACCCACCACACAAATTGCTCTCCCTCCCAATTTGTTCTGATTGTCCCGTCTTCCTCTCCTGATTTCAACCTTTCTCATCCGCTCCCGTCCTATTCTTGCCTCTCACCTGATCCACATTCTTCCCTCCCTTTCACCTttcacctctccccttctcccgaCTCTCCTTCATTTCCCTgggttctcctcctctctctctttccctctcctctctcaaacAGAGAGTAGCGACTGTGAATTGGAGCTTTCTACTGTTCGTCACCAGCCTGAAGGCTTGGAACAGCTCCAGGTCCAGACCCAGTTCACCAAGAAGGAGTTGCAGTCACTCTACAGAGGCTTTAAAAACGTGCGACTGGGACTTGGCTGGGCGTAGAGCACCGAGTaggagtggggtagaggttaaACACACACTGTCAGGGACTTGAAGGACTGCAAAGATATCATCTTACAATATGTTTGATATACTTGCATAGCTACACACATTTATTTACACAGATATTTACACTCACTCACTACGAGCTGTTACACATATATTAGCCGATAACAAACCGTTAGATATATCTATTTTCATAGATATTTAACTACATTTATAAATACATACAGCGCATTCAAGTTAAGCACTTAgtacttaaatatattttaatttcccTCTGAACAGGAGTGTCCCAGCGGGCTGGTGGATGAGGAGACTTTCAAGAACATCTACTCACAGTTCTTCCCCCAGGGAGGTAGGAGTCTGCCCTCAAGTGATGTAAGGGAGGCACAATGGAATAGTACAGCAGAGAGGTAGTACTGCAGATAGGTGGGAGACTCCCTTTCAACTGCTGCTACGTTGTTAGCTCTTTCAATTGGGCTGTGATTTAATAGAGAGCATTAATCATACTGTTTTGTAATCAACATTTGATAAGAAATTGAAGATTCTGAACCTCACCTATTGATTTATATATGCTGTAAAGACTGACCCATTTCACCCAGAGCGACCTTCAAAGTGGATAAAAGGGGAAAGAGAATAAATAACCAGCTGTCACCCACTGTATACCTGCCTAATGTTAACTACATTATCGGTAACCCTTCTCAGATGCCACCACATATGCACATTTCCTGTTCAACGCATTTGACATGGACAGAAATGGCTCTATCCGTTTCGAGGTAAGCAAAGCTCCTCTTAAATTAGGTCAGTTGTCCTCTCGTATTAAACCTTCCAGAACAATCAACCTTAGCCATCCCGATAACATGCTCAATCTATAAAACAAATTGCCTTCAGTAGATGAAATACTTCGACAGTCAGTAAGGTTTTCTATGTTTTTTTGCAGGACTTTGTGATTGGACTATCTGTACTGCTCAGAGGTTCAGAAACAGAGAAACTCAGATGGGCCTTCAATCTGTATGATATCAACAAGGATGGCTACATCACCAAGGAGGTACAGTGTAAGGTCATGCATTTCCTGTTTGTTGCATAGAGATGCTCTTCTGCTAGACATAACATTCCAAGACCTGGCGCTGACtcatgactgtatgtgtgtgtgtgtgtgtgtgtgtgtgtgtgtgtgtgtgtgtgtgtgtgtgtgtgtgtgtgtgtgtgtgtgtgtgtgtgtgtgtgtgtgtgtgtgtgtgtgtgtgtgtgtgtgtgtgtgtgtgtgtgtgtgtgtacaggagaTGTTGGCCATAATGACGTCCATCTATGACATGATGGGCAGGTATACCTCTCCCAGTGTACGAGATATTGATCCATCTGAGCATGTGGATAAGTTCTTTCAGGTACATAAGCTCCCAGTGTATGACCCCCTCCCATCTCACCCCCATGTCTAACATTTTACCTTGATTAACACCTTCTGTCCTTATGTTTGTGTTGTTTCTGTCCTAAAGATGTATTTTTTTGGCTATTGTGTAATAAGAACTCTCGTCTGTTTGAGTTTTCCCAACCTA
This region includes:
- the LOC109868729 gene encoding calsenilin-like isoform X2, translated to MVLEGMELIAITVVIGLFFVVFKQFGVWEPLTLDESSDCELELSTVRHQPEGLEQLQVQTQFTKKELQSLYRGFKNECPSGLVDEETFKNIYSQFFPQGDATTYAHFLFNAFDMDRNGSIRFEDFVIGLSVLLRGSETEKLRWAFNLYDINKDGYITKEEMLAIMTSIYDMMGRYTSPSVRDIDPSEHVDKFFQKMDRNRDGVVTIDEFIETCQKDENIMASMQLFENVI
- the LOC109868729 gene encoding calsenilin-like isoform X1, whose amino-acid sequence is MSEFMPHRLRFTSGFSEQKVRATRRTSQSGFLQKARNQHNINIMQADGKGVDGGLLPDANGKEPSPGGQREDRGKWQKPRITRKSLMKCCLVKWIIDSTTNTQGPDESSDCELELSTVRHQPEGLEQLQVQTQFTKKELQSLYRGFKNECPSGLVDEETFKNIYSQFFPQGDATTYAHFLFNAFDMDRNGSIRFEDFVIGLSVLLRGSETEKLRWAFNLYDINKDGYITKEEMLAIMTSIYDMMGRYTSPSVRDIDPSEHVDKFFQKMDRNRDGVVTIDEFIETCQKDENIMASMQLFENVI